A stretch of DNA from Arthrobacter globiformis:
GGCTTCCGGCTTGGAGGCTGCCGGCGTGGCGGGCTGCTGCGGGAGCTTCCGGACGCGGCGCACCAGCAGGTCGGGGAAGGCCTTGTGCAGGGCGATGGCCACCGCAACGGCGAGGACGTTCTTGATGATGTCACCCGGGTAGAAGGGGAGATCGGCCAGGAACGCCTTGGCGAAGTCCAGCTTGGCGTTGACCATCATGCCGGCGATGCCCAGTCCGTGGATCAGCACAATGCTGGCGACCATCGCGGCGGCGAAAAGGAACACGGCGCGGAACTTCACCGTGCGGCGGATGATGACGGCAGCCATCCAGCCCACCGCCGCGGCGGCGAGGGGGAACGCGATGATGTAGCCGGCCGACGGTCCGGCCAGGATCCCCAGCCCGCTGCGGCCGCCGCTGAAAATGGGGAGTCCGGCGAGCCCAAGCAGGGTATGGAGGCCGACGGCGGCGAAGGCGCGGCCGGGCCCGAGGACGAGCCCGGTCAGCATGACGGCAAGTGTCTGGAGGGTAATGGGAACGCCGAGGCCGCCCACTGGGATGGCGGCAACCAGGGCTGACGCCGCCACGAGCGCGGCGAAGACGGCGATGAGTCCGAGGTCGGTGGCGTTCCAGCGGTTGCGCTTTGCCGGCTGCAGGGTGCCGGCGGAATGGGTCTGGGTCATGGGAGGTCCTGTCGGAGGGGTACAAACAATTATCGGCTGGTGTTGACGTTACTGGCCCGGGAGTAGCCGCATTTTGTTGCTGTTCTACAAGAGGGACTGCCCGGGGTCTAGTCGTGGGTACAAATTCTCCCTCCTCCGGGCGGTGACCACGTGTTCTGGCCGGGTGGCGCCGGACGGTAGACTTGAACCGGCCGTTCTCCCGGCTGGCATCCCCGGCGTTCCTACTTTTCGCCGTGCGGCATGTAGCCCGCGTGCTGCGGCATTCCCTGTTGTGAAAGGCCTTACCTGCTTTGATTACCGTCCAGGATCTTGAACTGCGCGCCGGCGCCCGCCTCCTTATGGACCAGGTGAGCTTCCGGATCGACAAGGGAGACAAGATCGGTCTGGTCGGCCGCAACGGTGCAGGCAAGACCACGCTGACCCGGGTACTCGCGGGAGAAGGGCTGCCCGCGGCCGGAAAGGTCACCCGCACCGGCGAAATTGGTTACCTGCCACAGGATCCGCGCACCCCGGACATGGAGCAGCTCGCGCGGGACCGCATCCTGTCGGTCCGCGGCCTGGACGTCGCCGTCGGCAAGCTCCGAGTGGCACACGAAGAGATGGCCAGCGACGACGCCGCCGTCCAGCGCAAGGCGATGAACCGCTATGACCGGCTGGAATCCGAATTTCTGGCGGCCGGCGGCTATGCTGCCGAAGCCGAGGCTGCAGCGATCTGCTCGAACCTCGCCCTCCCGGACCGCCTGCTGAACCAGCCCCTCAAGACCCTGTCCGGTGGGCAGCGGCGCCGTGTGGAGCTCGCCCGCATCCTGTATTCGGATGCGGAGACCATGCTCCTCGATGAGCCCACCAACCACCTCGACGCCGACTCCATCGCCTGGCTGCGTGACTTCCTGAAGAACCACCAGGGCGGACTGATCGTGATCAGCCACGACACGGAACTGCTCGAGGCCACCGTCAACAAGGTGTTCCTGCTGGACGCGAACCGCGCCCAGATCGACTTCTACAACATGGACTGGAAGCGCTACCTCCAGCAGCGCGAAACCGATGAACGCGCCCGCAAGCGCGAACGCGCCAACGCTGAGAAGAAGGCCCAGGTCCTGTTCGACCAGGCCAACAAGATGCGGGCCAAGGCCACCAAGGCTGTCGCCGCGCAGAACATGGCCAAGCGCGCCGAACGCCTGCTCAAAGGGCTGGAGGCCGTGCGCGAAAACGACCGCGTGGCAGCCCTCCGCTTCCCCGACCCGTCGCCCTGCGGCAAGACCCCGCTCACCGCGGACGGGCTCAGCAAGTCCTACGGCTCCCTCGAAATCTTCACCGACGTTGACCTCGCCATCGACCGCGGCTCCAAGGTGGTCATCCTGGGCCTCAACGGTGCCGGCAAGACCACCCTGCTGCGCATGCTCGCCGGCGTGGACAAGCCCGATACCGGTGAGGTCATCCCCGGCCACGGCCTAAAGGTGGGTTACTACGCCCAGGAGCACGAAACGCTCGACGTCAACCGCACCGTTCTCGAGAACATGCGTTCCTCTGCGCCGGACATGAAGGACGCTGAGGTCCGCGGTATCCTGGGTTCGTTCCTGTTCTCCGGCGACGACGTCGACAAACCTGCCGGTGTTCTCTCCGGCGGCGAGAAGACCCGCCTGGCCCTGGCCACCATCGTCGCCTCGAGCGCCAACGTGCTGCTCCTGGATGAGCCCACCAACAACCTGGACCCCGCCAGCCGCGCGGAAATCCTCGGGGCCCTGCGGAACTACTCCGGCGCCGTCGTGCTGGTGAGCCACGATGAGGGTGCTGTCGAGGCACTGAATCCCGAGCGCGTCGTTCTGCTGCCCGACGGCGTCGAGGACCACTGGAACGAAGACTACCTGGACCTCATCACGCTGGCCTAGTTTCACCGCGGGGCTGCTGGTGTGCCAGCTGCTGGCCGGCCTCGCTAGCCGTCCTTTAATGTCGCACCCCCGTATCAGACTGGTTCCATGGAAGCCATTGGGGGATTCACCGCAGACCGGGCCTTAGGGCCCCGTGCTTCCGGGCTGGCTTCTGCATTAGGGAACGACGGCGGTGACTGGCCTGATCGGCTCCCTTCCGACGGCGGCACTCCAGGCGGCCGGTCGCCCAACGACCGGTCTCACAGCGGCGGGGCTAATAATGTCAGACCCCCTGATCAGACTGGTTCCATGGAAGCCATTGGGGGATTCACCGCAGGCCGGGCCTTAGGGCCCGGTGCCGGTGGGTTGGCTACTGCCGGTGGGTTGGCTACCGCCGGTGCCAACGCCCTTCAGAGCCTTCCTGCTGCGGCGGACGTGATGGACCGCAGCCTTGATCTGCTGACCTCCAGCGCGATCACCGCCGGAGACACGGCGTTGTGGGGTTTCGGGCAGGCCGCGGATTTCGCGGGCCGGGTCGAGCAGCTCTCCCGTCACGTGGAGTTTCTGCAGGTGGTGGCCGCCGGCGCGGTGGACCGTGCCCGCACCGAGGCCCTCACCGGCGCGACGTCACCCCTCGACCCGACCGCTGCTGCAGGGGACCCGGGTCCGGGGGATGACGGGTCCCGCAACACTGTCGAGTTCCTGCAGGCCAGGCTGCGGATCCCGGCCGCCGAAGCCCGCCGCCGCCTCTCCCTGGCCGACGCCGTGCTGCCCCGGGCAGGTTTCGGCGGCCAGCAACTCCCGCCCCGCTACGAAGAACTCGCCGCCGCGATCAGCACCGCCCAGATCAGCTCCCGCGCCGGGACCACCATCACCCTGGCCCTGGACCGGGCCCGGCACCTCACCACCCCGGCCCTCACCACCGAGATGGAACACGCCCTGACCCAAACCGCCGTCGAAAGCGACGGCGACTTTCTGACCCGGGTCACCAAACACTGGGCCGAAGCGATCGACCAGGACGGGACCGAACCCTCCGAACCGGCCCTCCGCCAAATCCAGGGCGCCTTCATCCGCCGCCCCAAACACGGCCTGCAGCACCTGGAAATTTTCGCCACCGCCGAACAATTCGAAACCCTCACCACCGTCATGAACACCGCCACCAACCCCCGCACCCCGGCACCCGCCGACGGGACCGGCACCCGCCGACGGGACCGGCACCGCCAGGACAGACAGTGCCGGGGCAGATGCCGCCGGGGCCGGTGGCGACCGGACGGGTGGCGACCGGACCGGTGGCAACGGGGACGGGGATACTGAGGGTGGCCTGGCCGGCTGGGACACCCCGGGCGTCCCCGAGATCCCTTTGGATCACCGGTCCCAGGGCCAGAAGAGACTCGACGGGCTCGTCGGCGCCTGCCAAACCGCCCTCACCACCGACACCCTGCCCGCCAACGGCGGGCACCGGCCCCAGATCCTGGTCACCATCAACTACCGCGACCTCCTCGCCGAACTCCAGCAACGACAGGGCGCGCAGTGGGGCGCACCGCCGGCTGACTGGGCCCAGGGCGGCCAGTGGTCCCCGGGCGCGCAGTGGGCCCAGGGCGCGCAGGGTCCCCGGCCGGGCTACACCGGCCGGACCGGCGACGGCACCGCCCTGCTCGCGTACGGCGGCCCGGTGAACCCGGCCACGATCCGCAAAATCGCCTGCGACGCCGACATCATCCCCGTCGTCCTCGGCAGCGACGGCCGGATCCTGGACATCGGCCGCGCCTCCCGGGCCTTCCCGCCCCACATCCGCAAAGCCATCACGGCCCGGGACCAGGGCTGCGCGTTCCCGGGCTGCACCATCCCCGCCCCCTGGTGCGAAGCCCACCACATCACCTACTGGTCCCGGGGCGGAACCACCGGCACCGGCAACGGCGTCCTGCTCTGCAGCCCATCACCACCACCTCATCCACAAAGAACACTGGACCATCGAAGTCACCAACGACGTCCCCTGGTTCAAACCCCCACCAGAACTCGACCCCCACCGAAAACCCCGCCGCAACCACTACTTCCGCTCACGACCCCAACACGAATGAACAGCCACGAGCATTCAGCACCGGAGCCTGGGCTTCTGTATAGCGACCAGCTCGCCCTAGCTGATAGCGAACCTGAACTGGCCCAGTAGCGCGGCGGTGCAGCGGGCCAATCGCAGGACTTAAATCTTTCTGTCCGGATTAGTCGGACTGATGAGCCGTGGTCAGCCTCCCCTTTGGTAGCTAAGCTCGTCCCGCTGTGGCATTTGTATTTCTAAACCCGATCAGCCGCACCCGAGGAGAGCATCATGGCCGCTACCTATACCTTCGACGTCTTTTGCAGCCTCGATGGCTTCGGCTCGCACAGCGGAAACTGGGGCGGTTACTGGGGCAAGCAAGGGCCCGAGCTGCTCGAGCACCGCCTCGGCTTGTACGGCGAGGAGCAGCGGATGGTCTTCGGGGCCAACACGTATCGGGCGTTCGCACGGATGCTGGCCTCGAGCAGCGAGGAGCCCGAGGTCCTTGACCCATGGGTAACGCGGATGAGGAACCTACCGGCAACAGTGGTGTCGAGAACGCTGCAGGAACCGCTCGACTGGCCGGACGCGGCTGTCGCTAGCGGCGACGCAGTCGACGTCGTGGCCCGGCTCAAGGAAGAGTCAGAAATGCCGCTGCGCTCCCACGGAAGCCTATCGATGAACCGGGCACTGATGGCCGCCGGCCTGGTAGACCGCGTCCAGGTGACTCTCTTCCCTGTGATCACCGGTCAGACCGGGGCGGAGCCGATCTTCCAAGGCGCCGCCGACTTCGACCTCGAGCTGATCGAGAGCCGGACCCTCGACGGCCACACCCAGGAGCTCATCTACCGGCCCGCCCTGCACGTCTGAATCCAAGGCAACCGGGCGCAACTGCTACTTCGGGCCGCGGCCAAAAAAGGACTGAACGGCCCCGGTGCTCACCGCACCCGAAGCGCGTGGGCGTCCGTGATGCGTTGCAGCTCACCGTAGCTGATGGAGAACATGGAGTGATGGTCGCCGGCTCCGGCCCAGAGCGTCGGATGCTCTTCGAGCGAGGCATCCAGCAGGGTGCGGATCTTGGCAGGATGGCCCACCGGCGCAACGCCGCCCACCTCCTGGCCCGTGTGGTGCAGCACGAAATCCGGGGCCGCGCGGCGGATCCGTCCGGTGCCCAGCTGGGAGGCGACCAGTCGGACGTCCACTTTCGCGGCGCCACTGGCCAGGATCAGCAGGGGAGTGCCGTCCACTTCGAACACCAGGCTGTTGGTGATTGCCGCAACATCGCAGCCGAGCGCGTCAGCCGCGGCGGCCGCCGTCGGAACCGCACCGGGAAGAACCGTGACTGTGTCGCGGGCGCCTGCGGCGGTGAGGGCGCGGCGCACGTTGGCCACCGGGTCGGCGGCAACAGCGTCGGCGAGCATGTCCGTGCTCCCGTCGTCAGTAGCCCTGGGCATCCAGGATCGCGTCTTCCTCTTCTTCCGCCGTGGGCCGCTTTCGTTTCCGGGGTGCCGGCGGACGACGGCGGGCTCCCGCGGCGGTGTGGGCAGGCTCGCCGTCCAACGCCTCGGCGTCCTCGGCATCCATCGCGGCGTTGCGCGCCTGCTGCCGGGCGGCGTAACCAAAACCGACGAACATGAGGACACCGAAGGCGAACCACTGCAGCGAGTAGGACAGGTGCGTTCCCTCGTCCACCGAGGGCATGGGGAAAGGCTGCGGCATGTCCGCCACCGGCGGCGTCTCCGAGGCGAGCTGCCCGTAGGCGCCTGTCAGGAGCGGATAGCCGAGCTCGGCGGCGTACGTCGGCAGGTCAATGGAGGCCAGCTGGCCCTCCGGCGCGCCGCGCTGGAGCGTGGGTTCGCTGTGCTTGAGCCGCACCACTGCGGTGATCTGCCCGGTCGGTGGCGCCGGAATGGAGTCCGGCCGCCCGGGGGTCTTGTTGCCAATCGGCAGCCAGCCGCGGTCAACCACGACGGTCTCGCCAGACACGAGCTTGAACGGGACCACCACTTCGTACCCGGGCTGCCCGTTGAGGGGCCGGTTACGAACGATCCGCTGCCCGTCGACGTCGTAGCTGCCCTGGAGCTTGACCTGGGTCCATTCCCGGGACGGGTCCAGCTGGTTGAACTCATCGCGGGCCTGATCAAACGTGATGGGCGTTGCTGAGTAATTTGATGTCACGCGCTGGATTTCCGCCAGCGTCTCCGCCCGGCGATCCATCTGCCAGCGGCCAAGGAACACGCAGCCGGTGGCGAAGATCGCGGCCAGCAGGAGGTAGCCCAGCCACTTGCTGGAAAACAGGAATTTGTACATTTAGCTGTTCCCGCCGGTCTCTGCGGCCTCAAGCGGCACGGTCTCCTTCCAGAGCCCGCGCGTCTGCAGGTAGTCCTCCAACCACGCCTTGTGCTCACCGCATGCCAGCCACACCTTGCGGCGGTCAGGCGTGTGGATCTTGGGATTGTTCCACAGCAGCTGCCAGGACGCTTCGGCCCGGCAGGCTTTGCGGGAGCACGTGGCCGCGGATGCCGGTCCGGCAAGATCGCCGCTGCCGCCACCCAAGTTGAAAATGTTCATGAAGCTTTCTGTCCCCGGCCGTCGTCGTCTTCTTCGTCATCAGCAATGAGTTCGCCCTGGAGCACCGCCGGTTCATCCGCGGTGTCGGTGCTTTCCGCAGTCCCGGAGTCGTCGGCCGCTCCCAATTCAGCGTACGGCGTGTAATCGAGCAGGGCATCGCTGTGGATCTCCGCCTTGTCTGAACCGTTGGCGATCACCACGGCGACCCACGGCAGGAACACTGCGCCCGCCACGGCAACCAGCTTGAACCAGCCGTCCACCACGAAGATCAGGATCAGGCACACCATGCGGATACCCATGGCGAGGGCGTACTTGATCATGCGCTCACGCATGTCTTCGGAATGCGCCGCGGCGGCGTCGGTGATGCTGATTACTTCCGGATGGCCGGCGGCGGCATCACGCTTCCCGGGCGTCGGCTGTCCGGGTTGGGGTTCAGGTATCACGACTGTCTCATCACGCTCCATTGGCTACCCCAATTCTCTCACCATCCGAAGATGGCTCCCAATCGGGCGATAAGATCGAAGGCAGTTAAAAATCCAGCCACCACAGCGGAGCGCGCCTCCGCGGAAATCCGGAGCACACATGTCTGAAGCAGCAACCACGGCCCGCAGCGTCCTTATCACCGGCGGAAACCGCGGCATCGGCCTGGCCATCGCGGAGGCATTCCTGGCCAACGGCGACAAGGTGGCCGTGACGTACCGCAGCGAATCGAAGCTGCCGGAGGGCATCCTTGGGGTCAAGGCCGACGTGACCGACGAAGCCTCCATTGACGCCGCGTTCGCCGAGGTTGAGGCCGCCCACGGCCCCGTCGAGGTTCTGGTAGCCAACGCCGGCATCACCAAGGACACGCTGCTGCTGCGCATGACCGAGGACGACTTCACGTCCGTCATCGACACGAACCTGACCGGCGCCTTCCGCGTCATCAAGCGCGCCTCAAAGGGCATGATCCGGCTGCGCAGGGGCCGCGTGGTGCTCATCTCCTCCGTCTCGGGCCTGTATGGCGCGCCGGGGCAGATCAACTACTCCGCGTCCAAGGCCGGGCTCGTGGGCATTGCCCGTTCCCTGACCCGCGAACTCGGATCACGCGGGATCACGGCCAACGTGGTGGCACCCGGTTTCATCAACACGGACATGACGGCAGAACTGCCGGAAGCAACCCAGAAGGATTACCTGTCCAGCATCCCCGCCGGGCGCTTCGCAGACGCCTCCGAGGTGGCCAACGTGGTGCGCTGGATCTCCAGCGACGAGGCCGCATACATTTCCGGCGCCGTGATTCCGGTCGACGGCGGCCTGGGCATGGGGCACTAGGCCCCCTCTGGCGCCAACACAGCCTCCGCCAACGGGCGGGCCGGCATCTTCTTTGTCGCGTTCCGACAAAGGAAACCGGTGCGCCCGCTGGCATGATGGACTGCAGGCCATCAGTAATTGGACGTTTTGAACAAAGATTAAAGCTTTAGACAAGGGAGCCCACATGGGACAGCTGGACAACAAGACAGCCATCGTCACCGGTTCTTCGCGCGGCATCGGCGCCGAAGTTGCCAAGATCCTCGCCGGCGAGGGCGCCGCCGTCGTCGTTAACTACCGCCAGAAGGCGCCGCGCGCCAACAAAGTGGTGGCCGGGATCGAGGCCGACGGCGGCCGCGCCGTTGCCGTTGGCGCGGACCTGACCACCCTCGAGGGCGTGCAGGCGCTGGCCAGCGCCGCCATGGAAAACTTCGGCTCGCTCGACGTCCTCGTCCTCAACGCCTCTGGCGGCATGGAAACCGGCATGGAGGAGGGCTACGCCCTCAAGCTCAACCGCGACGCCCAGGTCAACATGCTCAACGCCGCCGTGCCCCTCATGAAGGAAGGCTCCCGGGTAGTCTTCGTGACCAGCCACCAGGCCCACTTCATCAACTCGGTCGCCACCATGCCCGAGTACGAGCCCGTGGCCCGCAGCAAGCGCGCCGGTGAGGACGCCTTGCGCGCGCTCCTGCCGAACCTGGCGGACAAGGGCATCTCCCTGGTGGTCGTGTCCGGCGACATGATCGAAGGGACCGTGACCGCCACACTACTGGACCGTTCAAACCCGGGCGCCATCGAGGCCCGCCGCGCCGAGGCCGGCAAGCTGTACTCCGTCGAGGAGTTCGCCGCAGTGGTAGCCAGCATGGCCACCGCCGACGTCGAATCCGGCCACACGGAATACGCCGGCGGCGCGGACTACTTCGGCAAGAACGCCGACTAGATACTCCCTCCGCGGCTGCCTGACGCGGTTCCTTGACACGAAGGCCCGGTGCAACAGCGCCGGGCCTTCGCTGTTCTCACCTCGCTGTTCCCGCAGCCACCTGCCCCTCCACCTGGCTGTCGCCGAACTCGCTGTCCCCGTGCTGGCGTCCACATCAGTCCCCGCAGGCGTTGTCCGGGCGGCCCATGGCGCCTAGGGTCATAGCCATGGCAGAGGATGCAGCAGTGACGAAGCGGAGCTATCCGGCCGGCGTGCCGTGCTGGGTGGACAGCCAGCAGCCCGACGTGGAAGCAGCCACGAGGTTCTACGGGGGACTGTTCGGGTGGGAGTTCGACGCCGTCACGACGCCGCCGGGGGACACCGGCAGTTATGTGGTCGCCCGGCTCGGCGGCCAGGAGACAGGCGCCATCACCGGTTTGGGCGACAGCTCCCACGGCGTGCCCGCCTGGAACACCTACATCGCGGTCGAGGATGCGGATGCCGCGGTGCGCCACCTGCTCTCAGCCGGTGCCACCCTGAAATCGGCCCCGGCCGACACGGGCGTTGGAGGCGTGCGGGCCGCGCTGGCCGATCCCGAGGGGGCGGAGTTCCGCATCTGGCAGCCCGGGGAGCGGCCGGGCGCCCAGGCGGTCAACCTGCCGGGTGGCTGGAACTTCAGCGATCTCCACACAGCGGACACGGATGCGGCCGCGGACTTCTACGCCAGGGCCTTCGGCTGGCAGTTCGACCGCCTCGACTTCGGCACCATGATCCGCCGCCCCGGGTACGGCGACCATCTGGAGGCAACCGTCGACCCGGACATCAGGGCCCGGCAATCGGGTGACATGGTCCCGGCCGGCTTCGCGGACGCCGTGGGCTGGCTTGCACCGGCGGCCCCGGGGGAGCGGCCGCACTGGCATGTCACCTTCACGGTCGCGGACCGGGACCGCGCGGTGCAGGACGCAGAGCGCCTAGGCGGCCACGTCCTGGGGCAGGATGACACCGAATGGACACGGACTGCCCTGATCAGGGACCCGGCGGGGCTGTGTTCACGGCAAGCCAGTTCACGCCGCCGTCGGGCTTCTAGTTCCGTAGGCTTCTAGTTCCGTAAGCTTCTAATTCCGGTGCTTCAGACACCGGCGATGTGCCGCACAGCGTCCAGGTACGGCATGTTGATGGCGGCGTCAGCCACGGCGCGGACGGCGGGCTTGCCGTTGTAGGCCACCCCGATGCCGGCGGCGCCGAGCATGTCCAAGTCGTTGGCGCCGTCACCCACCGCGATGGTGTGCTCCAGCGCGATGCCCTCGGCGGCTGCCCATTCGCGAAGGTACTTTTCCTTGGCGGCGCGGTCGATCACAGCCCCAAGGACCTTGCCGGTCAGGGCCCCGTCCACGATCTCCAGCTCGTTGGCGATCCAGTAGTCCATGCCGAGGTCCTCGGCGATGGGGCGCAGGATCTGGTTGAAGCCGCCGGACACCACCGCCACGGCATGGCCTGCTGCCTTGAACGCTGCCACCAGCTCGGCCGCCCCCTCGCTCAGTATCACTTCCGCGTGGACGGACTCGACGACGTCGGCCGGCAGCCCCGCAAGGACGGCCACGCGGGCGTGCAGGCTTTGCGCGAAGTCGAGTTCACCGCGCATGGCGGCCTCCGTGACGGCTGTGACCTCGTCGCGCTTTCCGGCGTAGGCGGCGAGGAGCTCGATGACCTCCTGCTGGATCAAGGTGGAGTCGACGTCCATGATGAGCAGCTTGCGTTCCGCATTCCGGAGTTCTGCGGGGACGATGGCGGTGTCGACGCCGGTCCGCTCCGCTTTCTCCCTCCCAGCGGCAATAGCGTGCCGCAGGCCGGCGATGTCCGCAGCGGAGCCCGAGGGTACGGAAAAGTCCACGGTGCAGACTTCGAAGCGTCCGTCGCCTGTGCTGGAGGCTTCTCCGAAGGTTGCGCCGGAGTCCGCCAGCAGGGACCGCAGGTTTTCCGGTTCCGAGGGGGACAGTTTCAGGCCATAGCTGACCGCAGTCACGTTCGAAGTCATGGCTTCAATCTTATCCAGCGCAGCGCCGCCTCCCGAATCTGTTGCGTTGGTCCACTGTGCAGAAGCAGTCCCAGCTGGCTCCCAGCAAACGTCCGGCCAACCCGGAGGCCGGTCGGGCAGAATGGTGCGATGCTCTTTGCCCTGATCGCCCGCCTGCGCCCGGCGCCGCTGCTGCGGGCGTCGCAGGAGGTACTTTTCTGCTGGGCCGGGGCTCTCCTGGTGGCCGGTGACGCTGTTTTCTGGCTCATGTTCGCTGCCATCCAGTCGGACTCGGGCCTGGCAGTGATGGACGGTCCTGTGCACAGCCTCATGGTGGATTCCCGGAATCCGGCCGCCACGGTGCTGTTGGCGGTCCTGGCCACCGTGACATCGCCGGAAGTGCTGGGCGTTATCAGCGCGGTGTTTGCCCTGGCGTGGGCGCTGTGGAAGCGGGAACTGTGGCGACCCGTCATACTCATGGGCTCAATGGTGCTGGCCCTCGCGCTGACCACCCTCATCAAGCAACTTGTGAGCCGGTCGCGTCCGCCCGCCTCTGATTTCCTGCTCGGCCCGGACGACGCGCTCTCGTTCCCCTCGGGGCACACCGTGGGCATAGGCGCGTTCACGCTTGTACTTGCCTACCTCGTAGTGTCACGGTCGGGGACGCGTACGACGGCGGTGCTTGGGTTCTCAGCGGCCTGTGCAGTCACAGCGCTGGTTGGCTTAAGCCGGCTGTATTTGGGCTACCACTGGCTCACCGACGTCGTGGCTTCCTTCGGGGTGGCGCTGGCCGTTGCAGCGGTAGCGGTGTTCACAGACGCAGTCTGGCACGGTTCTGCGAAGAATCGCTCCAAAACCCCGGGCAACCAGGGGCCCGCTGGTTCCTCAGCGCGGAACGCGCAGCCGTAGCAGCGCCACGGCTGCGGCCGCGACCACTGCCGCCGCCAGGACACTGACGCCGGAGTAGCCGGTCAGGCCCATGACGGGCCCTGCAGCCGCGCTTCCCACTGCTCCGGCCAGCGACATGGTGGCGTCCGAAAACCCTTGGACGGGGACGCGTTCAGCGGGTGTGAGCGTAGCCACGAGCAGGGTGGAACCGGCAACGGTGGTTGCCGACCAGCCCAGCCCGAGAAGGATCAGGCCGAACGTGACCGAGCCCATGTTCTGGGACGCCAGTCCGGTCAGTGCCACAGCCGCGACCAGGGTGAGCAGACCCGCCAGCGCGGCGGTGCGCGGCCCGAGACGGTCGGTGAGTAGGCCCATCAGCGGTGAGAGGGCGTACATCCCCGCGATGTGCAGGGAGATGGTCAGGCCGATCAATGCGATGGTGTCCGGATTACCGGCCGTGTGTCCGGCGTGGTGCTGCATGTGCAGCGGTGTCATGGACATCACGGCGACCATCACGGCGTGGGCCGCAATGACAGCGATGACGGCTCCGCGGGCCGTGGGGTGCTGCTTGACGATCCGCCATCCTTCCCGCCACGCGCCGGAGCGCTTGGAAGCAGGCAGAAGGTCCACCCCGTCGAGGGCGCGACGGGTCAGGAGCGGGTCCGGATGCAGGGACAGTGCCACGATGGCAGCGCCGACCACCATCCCCAGCGCGGAAATCAGGAAGGGGCCGGCAGCAGGCGGAATGTCCAGCCAGCCGGCCAGGACGGCACCGGGGGCCACCATGTTGGGACCTGCCACAGCGCCGACGGTGATCGCCCACACCACCAGGGACAAGTCCCGTCCGCGGTGGGCAGGCTCGGCCAGGTCGGTGGCCGCAAAGCGGGCCTGCAGGTTCACCGCCGAGGCCAAACCCACCAGGAAGGCCCCGCCGAGCAGGAGCACGAACAGTTCCGCGGTCACTGCGGCG
This window harbors:
- a CDS encoding SDR family oxidoreductase; the encoded protein is MGQLDNKTAIVTGSSRGIGAEVAKILAGEGAAVVVNYRQKAPRANKVVAGIEADGGRAVAVGADLTTLEGVQALASAAMENFGSLDVLVLNASGGMETGMEEGYALKLNRDAQVNMLNAAVPLMKEGSRVVFVTSHQAHFINSVATMPEYEPVARSKRAGEDALRALLPNLADKGISLVVVSGDMIEGTVTATLLDRSNPGAIEARRAEAGKLYSVEEFAAVVASMATADVESGHTEYAGGADYFGKNAD
- the serB gene encoding phosphoserine phosphatase SerB — translated: MTSNVTAVSYGLKLSPSEPENLRSLLADSGATFGEASSTGDGRFEVCTVDFSVPSGSAADIAGLRHAIAAGREKAERTGVDTAIVPAELRNAERKLLIMDVDSTLIQQEVIELLAAYAGKRDEVTAVTEAAMRGELDFAQSLHARVAVLAGLPADVVESVHAEVILSEGAAELVAAFKAAGHAVAVVSGGFNQILRPIAEDLGMDYWIANELEIVDGALTGKVLGAVIDRAAKEKYLREWAAAEGIALEHTIAVGDGANDLDMLGAAGIGVAYNGKPAVRAVADAAINMPYLDAVRHIAGV
- the fabG gene encoding 3-oxoacyl-ACP reductase FabG, which encodes MSEAATTARSVLITGGNRGIGLAIAEAFLANGDKVAVTYRSESKLPEGILGVKADVTDEASIDAAFAEVEAAHGPVEVLVANAGITKDTLLLRMTEDDFTSVIDTNLTGAFRVIKRASKGMIRLRRGRVVLISSVSGLYGAPGQINYSASKAGLVGIARSLTRELGSRGITANVVAPGFINTDMTAELPEATQKDYLSSIPAGRFADASEVANVVRWISSDEAAYISGAVIPVDGGLGMGH
- a CDS encoding phosphatase PAP2 family protein, which codes for MLFALIARLRPAPLLRASQEVLFCWAGALLVAGDAVFWLMFAAIQSDSGLAVMDGPVHSLMVDSRNPAATVLLAVLATVTSPEVLGVISAVFALAWALWKRELWRPVILMGSMVLALALTTLIKQLVSRSRPPASDFLLGPDDALSFPSGHTVGIGAFTLVLAYLVVSRSGTRTTAVLGFSAACAVTALVGLSRLYLGYHWLTDVVASFGVALAVAAVAVFTDAVWHGSAKNRSKTPGNQGPAGSSARNAQP
- a CDS encoding MFS transporter — encoded protein: MTSTAEATRSTQRRVVRTLSVAQIFSGLGNGSTLALGSILAVDLAGSEAWAGSVNTALTLGTAVTAIPLSRLALRRGRRVALTVGLAAAIAGTFLMVAAVTAELFVLLLGGAFLVGLASAVNLQARFAATDLAEPAHRGRDLSLVVWAITVGAVAGPNMVAPGAVLAGWLDIPPAAGPFLISALGMVVGAAIVALSLHPDPLLTRRALDGVDLLPASKRSGAWREGWRIVKQHPTARGAVIAVIAAHAVMVAVMSMTPLHMQHHAGHTAGNPDTIALIGLTISLHIAGMYALSPLMGLLTDRLGPRTAALAGLLTLVAAVALTGLASQNMGSVTFGLILLGLGWSATTVAGSTLLVATLTPAERVPVQGFSDATMSLAGAVGSAAAGPVMGLTGYSGVSVLAAAVVAAAAVALLRLRVPR
- a CDS encoding VOC family protein, whose product is MAEDAAVTKRSYPAGVPCWVDSQQPDVEAATRFYGGLFGWEFDAVTTPPGDTGSYVVARLGGQETGAITGLGDSSHGVPAWNTYIAVEDADAAVRHLLSAGATLKSAPADTGVGGVRAALADPEGAEFRIWQPGERPGAQAVNLPGGWNFSDLHTADTDAAADFYARAFGWQFDRLDFGTMIRRPGYGDHLEATVDPDIRARQSGDMVPAGFADAVGWLAPAAPGERPHWHVTFTVADRDRAVQDAERLGGHVLGQDDTEWTRTALIRDPAGLCSRQASSRRRRASSSVGF